The Phacochoerus africanus isolate WHEZ1 chromosome 3, ROS_Pafr_v1, whole genome shotgun sequence genome window below encodes:
- the MOGAT1 gene encoding 2-acylglycerol O-acyltransferase 1 isoform X2, producing MKVEFAPLNIPLARRLQTAAVLQWVLSFLLLAQVCLGIIVLLIIHNYWFLYIPYLTWLYFDWQTPEQGGRRSDWVRSWTIWRYFKDYFPIQLVKTWDLDPSHNYIFGFHPHGVLVVGAFGNFCTNYSEFKELFPGFTAYLHVLPFWFRCPFFREYLMSSGPVSVSKKSVSHVLRKEGGGNISVIVLGGAEESLDAHPGKFTLFIRQRKGFVKMALTHGAYLVPVFSFGENELFKQISNPEGSWLRTVQEKLQKIMGFALPLFHARGIFQYNFGLMPYRKPIHTVVGRPIPVPQTLHPTSEQIEELHQTYMEELRKLFEAHKGKYGIPEHETLIFR from the exons CGCAGGTGTGCCTTGGAATCATTGTGCTTCTGATCATACATAACTACTGGTTCCTCTATATCCCTTATTTGACCTGGCTTTATTTTGACTGGCAAACCCCAGAGCAAGGAGGCAGGAGATCAGACTGGGTCAGAAGCTGGACCATTTGGAGGTACTTTAAAGACTATTTTCCAATTCAG CTCGTCAAAACTTGGGACTTGGATCCAAGTCACAACTACATATTTGGGTTTCACCCCCATGGAGTGCTGGTCGTTGGCGCCTTTGGAAACTTTTGTACAAATTACTCGGAATTCAAGGAACTGTTTCCTGGCTTTACCGCCTATCTCCACGTGCTTCCATTTTGGTTCCGGTGCCCTTTCTTCCGAGAATATCTGATGAGTAGTG GGCCAGTCTCAGTTTCTAAGAAAAGCGTGTCCCACGTGCTACGAAAGGAAGGAGGTGGGAACATTTCTGTCATCGTGCTTGGGGGAGCAGAAGAATCCCTGGATGCCCATCCCGGAAAGTTCACTCTGTTCATCCGCCAGCGGAAGGGATTTGTGAAAATGGCCTTGACCCATGG TGCTTATTTGGTGCCCGTGTTTTCTTTTGGTGAAAATGAGCTGTTTAAACAAATTAGCAACCCTGAAGGCTCCTGGCTTCGAACTGTGCAGGAGAAACTACAGAAGATCATGGGGTTTGCTTTGCCACTGTTCCATGCCAGAGGAATTTTTCAATACAATTTTGGCCTGATGCCCTATAGGAAACCCATCCATACTGTTG TGGGCCGCCCCATCCCAGTTCCTCAGACCCTGCACCCAACCTCAGAGCAGATTGAAGAGTTGCATCAGACCTACATGGAGGAGCTAAGGAAATTATTTGAGGCGCACAAAGGGAAATACGGTATTCCAGAGCATGAAACTCTCATTTTTAGATAA
- the MOGAT1 gene encoding 2-acylglycerol O-acyltransferase 1 isoform X1, with product MKVEFAPLNIPLARRLQTAAVLQWVLSFLLLAQVCLGIIVLLIIHNYWFLYIPYLTWLYFDWQTPEQGGRRSDWVRSWTIWRYFKDYFPIQLVKTWDLDPSHNYIFGFHPHGVLVVGAFGNFCTNYSEFKELFPGFTAYLHVLPFWFRCPFFREYLMSSGPVSVSKKSVSHVLRKEGGGNISVIVLGGAEESLDAHPGKFTLFIRQRKGFVKMALTHGAYLVPVFSFGENELFKQISNPEGSWLRTVQEKLQKIMGFALPLFHARGIFQYNFGLMPYRKPIHTVVGRPIPVPQTLHPTSEQIEELHQTYMEELRKLFEAHKGKYARNLEVVSTLPGLSHSQESCSFGAWESQPVLL from the exons CGCAGGTGTGCCTTGGAATCATTGTGCTTCTGATCATACATAACTACTGGTTCCTCTATATCCCTTATTTGACCTGGCTTTATTTTGACTGGCAAACCCCAGAGCAAGGAGGCAGGAGATCAGACTGGGTCAGAAGCTGGACCATTTGGAGGTACTTTAAAGACTATTTTCCAATTCAG CTCGTCAAAACTTGGGACTTGGATCCAAGTCACAACTACATATTTGGGTTTCACCCCCATGGAGTGCTGGTCGTTGGCGCCTTTGGAAACTTTTGTACAAATTACTCGGAATTCAAGGAACTGTTTCCTGGCTTTACCGCCTATCTCCACGTGCTTCCATTTTGGTTCCGGTGCCCTTTCTTCCGAGAATATCTGATGAGTAGTG GGCCAGTCTCAGTTTCTAAGAAAAGCGTGTCCCACGTGCTACGAAAGGAAGGAGGTGGGAACATTTCTGTCATCGTGCTTGGGGGAGCAGAAGAATCCCTGGATGCCCATCCCGGAAAGTTCACTCTGTTCATCCGCCAGCGGAAGGGATTTGTGAAAATGGCCTTGACCCATGG TGCTTATTTGGTGCCCGTGTTTTCTTTTGGTGAAAATGAGCTGTTTAAACAAATTAGCAACCCTGAAGGCTCCTGGCTTCGAACTGTGCAGGAGAAACTACAGAAGATCATGGGGTTTGCTTTGCCACTGTTCCATGCCAGAGGAATTTTTCAATACAATTTTGGCCTGATGCCCTATAGGAAACCCATCCATACTGTTG TGGGCCGCCCCATCCCAGTTCCTCAGACCCTGCACCCAACCTCAGAGCAGATTGAAGAGTTGCATCAGACCTACATGGAGGAGCTAAGGAAATTATTTGAGGCGCACAAAGGGAAATACG CTAGAAATCTTGAAGTTGTCTCTACCCTGCCAGGTCTATCACACTCACAAGAAAGCTGCAGCTTTGGTGCTTGGGAAAGCCAGCCAGTTTTGCTCTGA